The Sporocytophaga myxococcoides genome includes a window with the following:
- a CDS encoding CHAT domain-containing protein produces the protein MGKFLTLFVFTFFIGFQISLAADNHDDVLLKVDKDYNKGDYKQALLKAKNLLAKSQESEDLLKIARVNFKLAKIYDALCRFEEYKQHVEEGAARLLKADRKDTVSYINACLEGSAAYMEYGEYYKASVLLENAKKFTHKIGSRWIRANLQEKEILNLFLMGYYNRAEQSSMDLVKVRKEILNDRSEKSTAKELRSKKSDLARAINLLAEIKLINSDFKVADSLISLNLKWISSNIGKKRIEYSRALFLKGLIYENRGEAAKAGAKFSKALKVSYKSRDIKHKIHSKPAIAYFEKLIPALRKAGHPRKASKREKQLEARIKRYYGKDNYAYAKTQLITADRLFKEKDYHKAQSKLQSLLKEKNFFPQDHIERATVLNTLYRAQIENEDYITAESTLQEISELNLKVYGKLAPRYHLGLVEEGKYIINYGSQLSKAERIFAVSLNGVLALEVPHNNVQYIEGLYSQAQLLQYVDKFPQALATLHQAKDKVEKFYGNTSDYYAVALNKLAAIQIALGQYNEAEENINKSLSFYNTKKNKEQNIDYAHSLETLSKFYIVQGKFREAERTVKKALKITKSANENEKVSTVAEELINLNILRGKYASTEGALLEIIKTREGKFGIKHRSLISPVSQLCNLYLITGDYNKAEKQARRAYAISEEIFGSNSVIHANSIKLLAKTFTAIGDYEKAEDAGSKALSIQSLHYGHNHLEIASTLNELAKVKFYNNPYDQESERLYTEAASIINSCLGSDNLHYAEILKNLSMFYIENRKNKPAEDSLNKANAIWIAKLGNANIHSAEAAYMKGIFFSKIEKYTDARESFEASKNLYGKIFDAHHPYYIKALSKEGQMAFILDDFKAAIRCLDETTVADLKFIRKYFPSLSDREKNKFWNLIKDDFEFYNTLAIKLAKENPELLQNVYDFSLKTKAILLNSSIKVKERILSSNNPELIKKYESWIDKREFLTSALSMDAAQQKENNIDVKLLEKEIEALEKDLSEKSEFFFTNYEKSDVNWKQVKAVLKPNEYAVEIIRFRYFDKKISDSVVYAGLVINENSKAPELVLIPYGNDLENKYLNYYRNCIKLNVEDQYSFEKFWKPFNNLIKQNATVFISGDGVYNQINIETICGPDKNYLLNKYEFVLVSNTRDLLSIHVKASKKDKLKPSVGNKIKLFGNPTYYEESIDANGDIKDSIYFRTSLSLTDGKRIPQLPGAEGEVKHLNDLMTKNGWETEIYLNNHATESNLKSIKDPKVFHIATHGFFMEDIEPDYNEGLSDKNLQNPLLRSGLLLKNGGALLAKNKVYELNSEDGILTAYEAMNLYLDHTELVVLSACETGVGKVQLGEGVCGLQRAFLIAGANSVIMSLFKVSDNVTKELMTIFYDKWLSTGAKRKSFLEAKRVIKEKYNDPIYWGAFIMVGLE, from the coding sequence ATGGGAAAGTTCCTCACTCTTTTCGTTTTTACATTTTTTATTGGTTTTCAAATCTCTTTAGCAGCAGATAATCACGATGATGTCTTACTAAAAGTAGACAAAGATTACAACAAGGGTGACTACAAACAAGCTTTATTGAAGGCCAAAAATCTTCTGGCAAAATCCCAGGAGTCTGAAGATTTATTGAAGATTGCCCGAGTGAATTTTAAACTTGCCAAAATTTATGATGCTCTTTGCAGATTTGAAGAATACAAACAACACGTGGAGGAAGGAGCAGCGAGGTTATTAAAAGCAGACCGCAAAGACACCGTTTCCTACATTAATGCTTGTCTTGAAGGCAGTGCTGCATACATGGAGTATGGAGAATATTATAAGGCTTCAGTATTGCTGGAAAATGCGAAAAAATTTACACATAAAATCGGCAGTCGCTGGATCAGGGCCAATCTGCAGGAAAAGGAAATTCTTAACCTATTTCTAATGGGGTATTACAATCGAGCAGAACAGTCTTCTATGGATCTGGTAAAAGTGCGCAAAGAAATATTGAATGATCGTTCAGAAAAATCAACTGCTAAAGAATTGCGTTCAAAAAAATCGGACCTGGCAAGAGCAATAAATCTACTGGCTGAAATAAAATTAATTAATTCTGATTTTAAAGTTGCCGACTCTCTGATCTCCTTAAATCTAAAATGGATATCATCCAATATTGGAAAAAAGAGAATTGAATATTCGAGAGCACTCTTTCTAAAAGGATTGATTTATGAAAATAGGGGAGAAGCAGCAAAAGCCGGAGCAAAATTTTCAAAAGCTTTAAAAGTCTCTTATAAGAGTAGAGATATAAAACATAAAATTCATAGTAAGCCAGCAATAGCCTATTTTGAAAAATTGATTCCGGCTTTAAGAAAAGCAGGCCATCCGAGAAAAGCCAGTAAAAGAGAAAAACAACTTGAAGCACGAATAAAGAGATATTATGGAAAAGATAATTATGCTTATGCCAAAACTCAACTGATTACCGCAGATCGTTTATTCAAGGAAAAAGATTATCATAAAGCTCAGTCTAAGTTACAATCTTTACTGAAAGAGAAAAATTTTTTCCCCCAGGATCATATTGAGAGAGCAACTGTGTTAAACACTCTATACAGGGCTCAAATTGAAAATGAAGATTATATAACGGCAGAATCAACCCTTCAGGAAATTTCAGAGTTAAATCTTAAGGTCTATGGGAAGCTAGCACCTAGGTATCACCTGGGACTTGTAGAAGAAGGAAAGTACATAATTAATTATGGATCTCAGTTGTCGAAAGCAGAAAGAATATTTGCAGTAAGTCTTAATGGTGTTTTGGCATTAGAAGTACCGCACAATAATGTCCAGTATATAGAAGGGCTTTATAGCCAGGCTCAGTTGTTACAATATGTTGACAAATTTCCCCAAGCACTAGCAACACTTCATCAGGCCAAAGATAAAGTAGAAAAATTTTATGGAAATACTTCAGATTATTATGCAGTAGCTCTAAATAAACTGGCAGCTATACAAATTGCACTTGGCCAATACAATGAAGCTGAGGAAAATATAAATAAATCTCTTTCTTTTTATAATACCAAAAAGAACAAAGAGCAGAACATTGATTATGCACATAGTCTTGAAACATTATCAAAATTTTACATTGTCCAGGGGAAATTTCGTGAGGCCGAAAGAACGGTTAAAAAAGCATTAAAGATTACAAAGAGTGCTAATGAAAATGAAAAGGTTTCAACAGTTGCAGAAGAGCTGATAAACTTGAATATCCTCAGAGGAAAGTATGCTTCAACGGAAGGAGCTCTTTTAGAAATTATAAAAACAAGAGAAGGCAAATTTGGCATCAAACACCGCAGCCTTATCAGCCCTGTGAGTCAGCTCTGCAACCTTTACCTAATTACAGGAGATTATAATAAAGCTGAAAAACAGGCCAGAAGAGCATATGCAATAAGTGAAGAAATATTTGGATCTAATTCTGTCATTCATGCAAATAGTATTAAGCTACTAGCAAAGACATTTACAGCTATAGGAGACTATGAAAAGGCAGAAGATGCCGGCAGCAAAGCTTTATCCATTCAGTCACTTCACTATGGCCATAATCATTTAGAGATAGCTTCAACACTGAATGAACTTGCTAAAGTAAAATTCTATAACAATCCTTATGATCAAGAATCAGAAAGACTTTATACAGAAGCAGCGTCCATAATCAATTCTTGCCTTGGGAGTGACAACCTTCATTATGCAGAAATATTGAAAAATTTATCAATGTTTTATATTGAAAATAGAAAGAATAAACCTGCAGAAGATAGTCTGAACAAAGCTAATGCTATTTGGATTGCAAAACTTGGAAATGCTAATATTCATTCAGCCGAGGCAGCTTATATGAAAGGAATATTCTTTTCCAAAATAGAAAAGTATACAGACGCCAGAGAATCCTTTGAAGCTAGCAAAAACCTTTACGGAAAGATATTTGATGCCCACCATCCTTACTACATAAAAGCACTCAGTAAGGAAGGCCAGATGGCATTTATTTTAGATGATTTCAAAGCCGCAATAAGATGTCTTGATGAGACAACTGTTGCTGACTTAAAATTTATTAGAAAATACTTTCCATCTCTAAGTGATAGAGAAAAGAATAAATTCTGGAATCTGATTAAAGATGACTTTGAATTTTATAATACCCTTGCTATAAAATTAGCAAAAGAAAACCCAGAACTACTTCAAAATGTCTATGACTTTAGCCTTAAAACAAAAGCAATTTTGTTGAACTCATCCATTAAGGTTAAAGAAAGGATTCTGAGCAGCAATAATCCGGAATTAATAAAAAAATATGAGAGCTGGATAGATAAAAGAGAATTCCTTACATCTGCCTTATCTATGGATGCAGCACAACAGAAAGAAAATAACATTGATGTAAAGCTATTGGAAAAAGAAATTGAAGCACTTGAAAAAGATCTGAGTGAAAAATCAGAATTCTTCTTTACAAATTATGAAAAGTCTGATGTCAACTGGAAACAAGTAAAAGCAGTTTTGAAGCCCAATGAATATGCAGTAGAAATAATTAGATTCAGGTACTTCGATAAAAAAATTTCTGATTCGGTAGTTTATGCAGGCCTGGTTATCAATGAAAATTCAAAAGCACCGGAGCTTGTGCTGATACCGTATGGAAATGACCTTGAAAATAAATATCTTAACTATTACAGAAACTGTATTAAGCTTAATGTTGAAGATCAGTATTCCTTTGAAAAATTCTGGAAACCATTTAATAATCTGATTAAGCAAAATGCCACAGTTTTTATTTCTGGAGATGGAGTTTATAACCAGATCAATATAGAAACAATTTGCGGCCCTGATAAGAACTATCTTTTGAACAAATATGAATTTGTTCTTGTCAGCAATACCAGAGATTTGCTGAGTATACATGTTAAAGCTTCAAAAAAAGATAAATTAAAACCTTCAGTAGGGAATAAAATAAAATTGTTTGGCAATCCAACATACTATGAAGAATCAATTGATGCAAATGGAGATATAAAAGATTCCATTTATTTCAGAACTTCTCTTAGCTTGACAGACGGAAAAAGAATACCACAGCTCCCTGGGGCAGAGGGAGAGGTAAAGCATCTCAATGATTTAATGACTAAAAATGGCTGGGAAACAGAAATCTATTTAAATAATCACGCCACGGAAAGCAATTTGAAATCAATTAAAGATCCAAAAGTATTTCATATCGCAACTCACGGTTTTTTTATGGAAGATATTGAGCCGGATTATAATGAAGGGCTTTCAGACAAAAATCTTCAAAATCCCCTTTTAAGATCAGGGTTACTGTTGAAAAATGGAGGAGCACTTCTTGCTAAAAATAAAGTATATGAGTTGAATTCAGAAGATGGAATATTAACAGCCTATGAAGCAATGAATTTATATCTGGATCATACGGAATTAGTAGTATTGAGTGCTTGTGAAACAGGAGTTGGGAAAGTTCAATTAGGAGAAGGCGTCTGCGGTTTACAAAGAGCCTTTTTGATTGCAGGTGCAAATTCAGTGATAATGAGTCTATTTAAAGTTTCAGATAATGTAACAAAAGAGCTTATGACTATTTTTTATGATAAATGGCTTTCTACAGGAGCTAAAAGAAAATCTTTTTTAGAAGCTAAGAGAGTGATCAAAGAGAAGTATAATGATCCGATCTATTGGGGGGCTTTTATTATGGTTGGATTGGAATAA
- the rpsL gene encoding 30S ribosomal protein S12, with protein sequence MPTIQQLVRKGREKLTSNSKSPALDSCPQRRGVCTRVYTTTPKKPNSAMRKVARVRLTNGKEVNAYIPGEGHNLQEHSIVLIRGGRVKDLPGVRYHIVRGALDTAGVNGRLQSRSKYGAKRPKPGAAAKTPAAKGKKK encoded by the coding sequence ATGCCTACTATACAACAATTAGTAAGAAAAGGTAGAGAGAAACTGACCTCTAACTCTAAATCTCCCGCGTTGGATTCGTGTCCACAAAGAAGAGGAGTATGTACAAGGGTATACACCACCACTCCAAAGAAGCCAAACTCAGCAATGAGAAAGGTTGCAAGGGTAAGGTTGACTAACGGAAAGGAAGTTAACGCTTATATTCCGGGAGAAGGTCATAACCTACAAGAGCACTCAATAGTGCTAATCAGAGGCGGAAGGGTAAAAGACTTACCAGGTGTAAGATACCATATTGTCAGAGGTGCCCTTGATACCGCGGGTGTAAATGGAAGATTACAATCAAGATCAAAATACGGTGCTAAAAGACCTAAGCCAGGTGCTGCTGCAAAAACACCTGCCGCAAAAGGTAAAAAGAAATAA
- the rpsG gene encoding 30S ribosomal protein S7: protein MRKAKPKKRYLLPDPKFRDTLVTKFVNSLMYDGKKSIAYDIFYSACDLVESRTKENGLEVWRKALNNVSPHVEVKSRRVGGATFQVPTEVRPERKAALGMKWLIQYARGRGEKTMTERLAGEIIAASKGEGAAVKKKDDTHRMAEANRAFSHFRI, encoded by the coding sequence ATGAGAAAGGCTAAACCTAAAAAGAGATACCTTCTGCCTGATCCTAAGTTCAGGGATACACTGGTAACTAAATTTGTGAACTCTTTGATGTATGATGGAAAGAAAAGTATCGCATATGATATTTTTTATTCTGCATGTGACCTAGTAGAGAGCAGAACCAAGGAAAATGGACTAGAAGTCTGGAGAAAAGCATTAAATAATGTAAGTCCACATGTGGAAGTAAAGAGCCGTCGTGTTGGTGGAGCTACTTTCCAGGTTCCTACTGAAGTAAGACCAGAGAGAAAGGCAGCTTTAGGTATGAAATGGCTTATTCAATATGCTAGAGGAAGAGGCGAAAAAACCATGACTGAACGTTTGGCAGGCGAGATAATCGCTGCATCAAAAGGTGAGGGAGCTGCTGTGAAGAAAAAAGACGATACACACAGAATGGCAGAGGCGAACAGAGCATTTTCACATTTCAGAATATAA
- the fusA gene encoding elongation factor G, which produces MARDLKYTRNIGIAAHIDAGKTTTSERILYYAGVSHKLGEVHDGAATMDWMAQEQERGITITSAATTVNWSYKGEKYHVNVIDTPGHVDFTVEVNRSLRVLDGLVFLFSAVDGVEPQSETNWRLANNYNVPRIGFVNKMDRAGADFLNVCKQVKEILGSHALPLQLPIGSEDTFKGVVDLVNFRGIQWNEHDKGMTFTEIPIPADLEEEAKEYREKLLEAVAEFDEKIMEKYFDDPSTITEDEILTALRKAVIAMKVVPMVCGSSFKNKGVQTMLDYVMALLPSPLDKESIKGTDPDTGEEISRKPDEKEAFTALAFKIATDPYVGRLCFIRAYSGILESGSYVYNSRSGNKERISRVFQMHANKQNQIERLHAGDIGAVVGFKDIKTGDTLCDEKSKIVLESMTFPDPVIGYAIEPKTQADVDKMGMAIAKLVEEDPTLHVSTDQETGQTILRGMGELHLEIIIDRMRREFKVEVNQGAPQVAYKESLTKNFEHREVYKKQTGGKGKFADIVFEIGPRQDDKTGLDFANEIVGGVIPREFISPIEKGFREAMSNGPLAGYPVEAMRVRLFHGSFHDVDSDALSFELAARGGFREAAKNAGPKLMEPIMSVEVLCPDEYMGPITGDLNRRRGIMKGMDTKAGSQVIKADVPLSELFGYVTDLRTISSGRATATLTFSHYEFVPSNLADSIIAKVKGAAVTK; this is translated from the coding sequence ATGGCACGCGATTTAAAATATACAAGAAATATAGGTATAGCTGCACACATTGATGCTGGTAAAACCACAACAAGTGAGCGTATACTTTACTATGCGGGTGTGAGCCACAAATTGGGAGAGGTGCATGATGGCGCGGCTACGATGGACTGGATGGCTCAGGAGCAGGAAAGAGGAATCACGATTACTTCTGCTGCAACAACAGTAAACTGGAGTTACAAAGGGGAGAAGTATCACGTGAACGTAATTGATACGCCAGGTCACGTGGATTTTACTGTTGAGGTAAACCGCTCTCTTCGTGTATTGGACGGTTTAGTGTTTTTATTTAGTGCAGTTGATGGAGTAGAGCCTCAGTCTGAAACTAACTGGCGTTTGGCAAACAACTATAATGTGCCTCGTATTGGTTTTGTAAACAAGATGGATAGAGCTGGTGCTGATTTCTTGAATGTTTGCAAGCAGGTTAAAGAAATTTTAGGTAGTCATGCATTACCTCTTCAGTTACCAATCGGCTCGGAGGATACCTTTAAAGGCGTAGTTGATCTTGTAAATTTCCGTGGAATTCAGTGGAATGAGCATGATAAAGGAATGACGTTTACGGAAATTCCTATTCCTGCAGATTTAGAAGAGGAAGCTAAAGAATATAGAGAAAAACTACTTGAAGCAGTTGCAGAGTTTGATGAGAAGATCATGGAAAAATATTTCGATGATCCTTCTACTATCACTGAAGACGAAATTCTTACTGCACTTAGAAAAGCAGTAATTGCGATGAAAGTAGTTCCAATGGTTTGTGGTTCATCTTTTAAGAATAAAGGTGTGCAAACAATGTTGGATTATGTAATGGCACTTTTACCTTCTCCTCTTGATAAAGAAAGTATCAAAGGAACAGATCCTGATACAGGAGAAGAAATTTCTCGTAAGCCAGATGAAAAAGAGGCTTTCACAGCTCTTGCATTTAAAATTGCCACTGACCCTTATGTTGGTCGTCTGTGCTTTATAAGAGCTTACTCTGGAATACTTGAGTCTGGATCTTATGTATATAATTCTAGATCTGGAAATAAAGAGCGTATTTCACGTGTATTCCAAATGCACGCAAATAAGCAAAATCAAATAGAACGTTTACATGCTGGAGATATCGGAGCAGTTGTTGGTTTTAAAGATATTAAGACCGGAGATACTCTATGTGATGAGAAATCAAAAATTGTACTAGAGTCAATGACTTTCCCTGATCCTGTAATTGGGTATGCTATTGAGCCAAAAACTCAGGCAGACGTGGATAAGATGGGTATGGCAATTGCTAAACTAGTTGAGGAAGATCCTACACTTCATGTGTCAACTGATCAGGAGACAGGCCAGACAATCCTTAGGGGAATGGGAGAGCTTCATCTTGAAATCATCATTGACAGGATGAGAAGAGAATTTAAGGTTGAAGTTAATCAAGGAGCTCCTCAGGTTGCATATAAAGAGTCTCTTACTAAAAACTTTGAGCACAGAGAGGTTTATAAGAAACAAACAGGTGGTAAAGGTAAATTTGCAGATATCGTATTTGAAATAGGGCCTAGACAAGATGATAAGACAGGTCTTGATTTTGCAAATGAGATCGTAGGTGGTGTTATACCAAGAGAATTTATTTCTCCTATTGAGAAAGGTTTTAGAGAAGCAATGAGTAATGGCCCACTGGCTGGTTACCCAGTAGAAGCTATGCGAGTGAGGTTATTCCACGGATCATTCCACGATGTCGATTCAGATGCATTATCATTTGAACTTGCAGCAAGAGGAGGTTTCAGAGAAGCAGCGAAGAATGCAGGACCGAAGTTAATGGAGCCTATCATGAGTGTGGAAGTACTATGCCCTGATGAGTATATGGGACCTATAACTGGAGACTTGAATAGAAGAAGAGGTATTATGAAAGGGATGGATACTAAAGCAGGAAGCCAAGTTATTAAAGCTGATGTACCTTTGTCTGAGTTATTTGGATATGTAACAGATCTTAGAACAATTTCTTCAGGTCGCGCAACAGCAACATTGACATTCTCTCATTATGAATTTGTTCCGAGTAACTTAGCGGATTCTATTATAGCAAAAGTAAAAGGAGCAGCAGTAACGAAATAA
- the rpsJ gene encoding 30S ribosomal protein S10: MNQKIRIKLKSYDHNLVDKSSEKIVKAVKATGAVVSGPIPLPTEKEIFTVLRSPHVSKKSREQFQLCTYKRLVDIYSTSTKTVDALMKLELPSGVDVEIKV, from the coding sequence ATGAATCAGAAGATAAGAATTAAATTAAAATCTTACGATCACAATCTAGTAGATAAATCATCTGAAAAAATTGTGAAGGCAGTAAAAGCAACTGGAGCAGTTGTAAGTGGACCAATTCCTCTTCCAACAGAGAAAGAAATCTTTACTGTTTTAAGATCTCCACACGTTAGTAAAAAGTCACGTGAGCAGTTTCAACTTTGCACCTACAAAAGACTTGTTGATATTTATTCCACAAGTACCAAAACAGTTGATGCATTGATGAAATTAGAATTGCCAAGCGGAGTTGATGTTGAGATCAAAGTCTGA
- the rplC gene encoding 50S ribosomal protein L3, with the protein MSGIIGKKIGMTSIFQDGKSIGVTLVEAGPCVVTQVKTVEKDGYTAVQLAYGDKKEKNTPAALLGHFKKAGATPKSKLVEFKEFEKALNLGDSIAVADVFVEGDFVDAIGTSKGKGFQGVVKRHGFSGVGGQTHGQHNRQRHPGSVGACSFPSRVFKGMRMAGRTGGDRVKIQNLRIEKIYPEKNLLLVSGSIPGAKNSFVILEK; encoded by the coding sequence ATGTCAGGGATTATAGGTAAAAAAATAGGCATGACAAGCATCTTCCAAGATGGTAAATCAATTGGGGTTACCTTAGTGGAAGCTGGACCTTGTGTGGTAACTCAGGTTAAAACTGTCGAGAAAGATGGTTATACTGCAGTTCAATTAGCATATGGAGATAAGAAGGAAAAAAACACTCCAGCTGCTTTGTTAGGACATTTTAAAAAAGCAGGAGCTACGCCTAAAAGTAAATTGGTTGAGTTTAAAGAGTTTGAAAAGGCTTTGAATTTGGGAGATTCAATAGCAGTTGCAGATGTTTTCGTTGAAGGAGACTTTGTTGATGCTATTGGAACATCTAAAGGTAAAGGTTTTCAAGGTGTTGTTAAACGTCACGGCTTTTCAGGAGTTGGAGGACAAACTCACGGTCAGCATAACAGACAGAGACACCCTGGTTCTGTAGGTGCATGTTCTTTCCCTTCCAGAGTATTTAAAGGTATGAGAATGGCTGGTAGAACTGGAGGAGATAGAGTTAAAATTCAAAACCTTAGAATAGAAAAAATTTATCCGGAGAAAAATCTGCTATTGGTTAGTGGATCAATTCCCGGCGCTAAAAATTCATTCGTAATTCTGGAGAAATAA
- the rplD gene encoding 50S ribosomal protein L4 — MELSVVNNKGKDTGRKVVLSDNIFAAEINDHAIYLDVKQFLANQRQGTHKAKERAEVAFSTKKLKKQKGTGGARSGSRKSPVFVGGGTIFGPRPRDYRFKLNKKLKTLARRSALTYKAKSNNISVLENLSFDKPKTKVYIDLLKNLSLSDKKTLLVLGDSNKNVFLSSRNLRNAKVITFDQLKTFDVLKADKVVLAEGSVAKLEELLG; from the coding sequence ATGGAACTTTCTGTAGTAAATAATAAAGGAAAAGATACTGGTAGAAAAGTTGTTTTATCAGATAATATATTTGCAGCTGAGATCAATGATCACGCAATATATCTTGATGTTAAGCAATTTCTTGCAAATCAGCGTCAAGGAACGCATAAGGCAAAAGAAAGAGCTGAAGTTGCATTCTCAACAAAAAAGCTGAAAAAACAAAAAGGTACCGGAGGTGCAAGGTCAGGAAGTAGAAAATCACCTGTATTTGTTGGAGGAGGTACTATATTTGGTCCTAGACCAAGAGATTATAGATTTAAGCTAAATAAAAAGCTAAAAACTCTTGCTAGGAGATCTGCATTGACTTATAAAGCTAAATCAAATAATATTTCTGTTTTAGAAAATCTATCTTTTGATAAGCCTAAAACTAAAGTATACATTGACTTGCTTAAGAATCTAAGCTTAAGTGATAAAAAAACACTCTTAGTACTTGGTGATTCAAACAAGAATGTATTTTTGTCAAGCAGGAATTTGAGAAATGCTAAAGTTATAACTTTTGATCAATTAAAAACATTTGATGTTCTTAAAGCTGATAAAGTTGTGCTTGCAGAAGGTTCAGTTGCAAAATTAGAAGAATTACTGGGTTAA
- the rplW gene encoding 50S ribosomal protein L23, translating into MKNILIKPLVTEKVTVLNEKGKYGFVVDKSANKIQIKQAVEKQYGVNVEEVKTLIAPGKKKTRYTKAGIMAGKTSSYKKAIVKVAEGEIIDFYGGL; encoded by the coding sequence ATGAAAAATATTTTAATTAAACCCCTTGTAACTGAAAAGGTTACAGTCCTTAATGAAAAGGGAAAATATGGGTTTGTTGTAGATAAATCTGCTAATAAGATCCAGATAAAGCAGGCTGTTGAGAAACAGTATGGTGTAAATGTTGAAGAAGTTAAAACATTGATCGCACCTGGAAAGAAGAAAACGAGATATACCAAAGCTGGAATTATGGCAGGTAAAACTTCTTCTTATAAAAAAGCAATTGTTAAAGTTGCTGAAGGTGAAATTATTGATTTTTACGGAGGACTATAG
- the rplB gene encoding 50S ribosomal protein L2 — protein MAVKKFRPITPGTRFRVGSTFDEITSDVPEKSLLTSVKRSGGRNNSGKMTMRYIGGGHKKQYRIIDFKRDKNNIPATVKSIEYDPNRSARIALLYYADGEKRYILAPDGLKVGTKVVSGKGIAPEIGNSLALSDIPLGTIIHNVELKKGKGGALARSAGTYAQLVAREGKYATVKLPSGEMRLVLAECVATVGSVSNQDHMNLTAGKAGRSRWLGVRPRTRGVAMNPVDHPMGGGEGRASGGHPRSRKGLLAKGKKTRNNNKYSKDLIVSRRK, from the coding sequence ATGGCTGTTAAAAAATTCAGACCCATAACTCCAGGAACTAGATTTAGAGTCGGTTCTACTTTCGATGAGATTACTTCAGATGTACCTGAGAAATCTCTTTTAACTTCGGTTAAAAGAAGTGGAGGAAGAAATAACTCCGGGAAGATGACCATGAGATATATCGGAGGTGGTCACAAAAAGCAATATCGTATTATTGATTTTAAAAGGGATAAGAATAATATTCCAGCGACAGTAAAATCAATTGAATATGATCCAAATAGAAGTGCAAGGATTGCTTTGCTTTATTATGCTGATGGAGAGAAAAGATATATCTTAGCACCAGATGGATTAAAAGTTGGTACAAAGGTAGTTTCGGGTAAAGGTATTGCACCAGAAATTGGAAATAGCTTAGCTCTTTCAGATATACCATTAGGTACAATTATACACAATGTTGAGCTTAAGAAAGGTAAAGGCGGTGCTTTAGCTAGAAGCGCTGGAACTTATGCTCAATTGGTTGCTAGAGAAGGAAAGTACGCAACTGTTAAGCTTCCTTCCGGCGAAATGAGATTGGTACTTGCTGAATGTGTTGCAACCGTTGGCTCAGTTTCTAATCAAGATCACATGAACCTTACTGCTGGAAAAGCGGGAAGATCAAGATGGTTAGGTGTTAGACCAAGAACAAGAGGTGTTGCAATGAACCCTGTTGATCATCCAATGGGAGGTGGGGAAGGTAGAGCTTCGGGTGGTCATCCAAGATCAAGAAAAGGACTTTTAGCTAAAGGCAAAAAGACTAGAAATAATAATAAATATTCCAAGGATCTAATTGTTTCAAGGAGAAAATAA
- the rpsS gene encoding 30S ribosomal protein S19, with product MGRSLKKGPYIDFRLDKKVQTMNESGKKSVIKTWSRRSMISPDFVGHTFAVHNGNKFIPVYVTENMVGHKLGEFAPTRNFRGHTAKKDKGKK from the coding sequence ATGGGACGTTCTCTAAAAAAAGGGCCATATATAGATTTCCGTCTGGACAAGAAAGTTCAGACTATGAATGAATCAGGAAAAAAATCAGTTATTAAAACTTGGTCTCGCAGATCAATGATATCACCTGATTTTGTAGGCCACACATTTGCAGTTCATAACGGTAATAAGTTTATACCTGTATATGTAACAGAAAATATGGTAGGACACAAGCTGGGTGAATTTGCACCTACTCGTAACTTTAGAGGTCACACAGCTAAAAAAGACAAAGGTAAAAAATAA